CTCGCTGTAGCTTCCTAGGAGAAAATGTCTCAACTTCAACCATATATTTGGCAGTCACAGGTCTGTGATCAGACAGTTTGAGCTCTGCCCTTCTGTAACTCAATAATCTCATTCCCTTGCCATATGAAAGAATACGATCACACCTTCAAGGTGATTACAAACAAGCAGAAAATTCATCAAGGGTAAGACATGTATCAAATACCATACCACTAGTTCATAAACCATGAAATGGGGTGTAAGGAAATAATGAAGTCAAAACATTTTCATTAACCCAGTATCATGATTAGTATATTCAATTTGAAGCATTTAGAAATTTTCAGAGGTCTCGAGTAAGACCTGTGCAGATGTTTGTTTAAAACTTATGATTGGCACAATTATAGTTAAATAATAGTTcatgcatatgaaattattttgacttttttttaattttttattatttattattaaattatttcacaTATTAATCTTGTACAATTTATCTAaagtttatgtaatttttaattaaatatttatatttatcattttttttaaaaagtcaatTTCAAATCATAGTATATTGACTGCAGGTGATACTTGTCTGAGTGATGAGAATTTATAAAATAGGATGGTGAATCATCTCGTGTCTGAGTTTAGGAGGAAGAACAAGGGTCATTAGTGGGAAGTTACAGCACTAGAGTCTAGAGCTCTATGGAGGTTGAAGGAAGCAAAGTTCACATGACCTTATAAAGAGCCACTAAAAGGAAAAAACTCACCCTTACAATTAGAACAAGTTTTCGTATGCCATGGGTTGGGAGGAGtcaagaaaattttattctcttcaaatttttaataaaatattagggTTAAATATTGATCAAATTTTGACAGAAGTTGATAAGTTTAAGATCTTGTCTCCTGTGACCAAAGCTTGAGTCATTCAACTTGTTTCCTACACCAGATACCTGATCTAAaacacctctttttgatttttagGTGTGTCTTCAAAGCGCATATAGTGAATAAACATGGACAcaaataatgattaatattatatattcctAAGAAATTTGAAAACATGAGAAAACAATGGTTTTTAATAGATAATTACGAGACATGTTAGGAACACACTCTCTTACACATTCTTTGGAACATTCTCTTTAATTGGTTTAAATTTAtcggaaataacaaaattttgtgaGTTTCATATCATATTTAAAGATTCGCTCTCACGaatttgtagtttttaataaattttaaaaagtgttCCTAGCACTCctcaataaataaacataaaggcACAGGATTAGCAAACATGGAAGCAGAATCTCAGAATAAAAGCATACCATGCTGGTGAGCGCTTTCCAACCTTGGGATCCTCTCCGTAGTACTTATCTGAATTGACCTCATACTTATAAGTTGGTGGAAAGTTTAAGACGCCTTCTGACCATCCTCCAAACACACCGTTCTTGAGTTCTAGCATGAGCTGTGATAATATGatgtcaatttaatttattaaacaaCCAGATAATTTGATAGGATCCAGAGCAAAGTAGTTAGAACAGTTGTAGAATTAGTTATAGTTGTTATCAGTACTAAATTAAAGAATTGTCTTATGGGTTAGCTTAAATAGAAGGGAAATAGAAGGCGAGGCATTGTCTAAAATTATAACTCAAGTAATGGCTTACCTAGCAATATTAGTGACTTGTTAATTTAGtatgaaatgaaaagagaataaCATTTGAATGGGAGCAGATGTTAGCACAATATTTTTACTATTACCCAACAGATCAAGGGATCAAAGTATCTTTTCACAGAAACTTTAAGAGTTGCTATAGTACCTGGTCTTTCTCAACCAATTTTGACCACTGTTTTTTTGAGATAAGAGCTTTTGTTTCCACATTTGATAAGTTGATACGATAATTCAGATCACCAAACCAAATTATTCGTctgcatataaattaaattgattaagcAATTATAAACCACAGAACttttaaagacaaaattacAGTGACTAAACAGGAACAGAAGCTAAAAATGCTCCATCCAAGTGAATAAAACAGGAGTTGTTTGATAAGCACCCAAACATTTGAAGTCTTGAAGAACCCACCCTTAAAAGTTATACAGCAGTTATGTGTTTAGTAACAATTTTACAGTtaagagtgtgtgtgtgtgtgtgtgtgtcttatGTGAATGGCATGTCAGGGAGAGGAAGACTCTGTTTGGGCTTAGGCCTGTGTATTGTGTATTGGGAGAGGTTACCTACTCTGTGATAGACATTGTCCTGTGTTCTTTTGCAGTCTGGTATCTGCTTTTCCCTTTTGTCAGGtttaatccaaaaaatatatgataaaactTTGTAATCTGTGTTATTCTCTTGTGTCTAATGTTATATGAGTGACTCTGATGTTGGTGTTACAGCTAGTGTCATATAAGCTAACTTTTAGCGACCTTGCAACTCATTCATGGACATACAAAATATGGGTAGAAAAGAAGCCCATTGACACACCATTGTggaataatacaaaataaatccaTAAGCCACTAAATATTTGCCTAAACCTAAACAGAAATGAAAAGGCAGCTCAATTGCAGAAAATACAGCATATTATGACACAAGATGGCAAAACAATATTATTTCTTGAAGAAAAGTAATGTGCTAACTGCTAATGCATAGTGAATATTATTTAGCAGGGTTTGTTCACGTTACGATTGTCAATAATAAATATAGGTTAGATACATGGGGAGTCTAACTGATGTTAGTGCACCAATAACTTTGGCATGAGAGACCACAACCAGATAATTCTTCAATAAGTTCCTtgtattctaatttaaaaaatgttagcaACCACCTCATCCATGTCAATCTCCATCTCCCattacaaacatattttttggcCTAACATAATTCAAAGACAGAGAAAGTGATAAACCCATAGAAATATTGCAAGAAATAATTAAGCtaaaagatgaagaaagaaaCCAAGGACTAGCTAATAATTCAGTGCAAAAGTAAAACATACAATGTGGAAAAAAGTACAACAGTTCTAATAacgaagtaaaaaaaaaaaaatagtttgtcaTAGTATACTAAAGATTGCACTCACTCATGATCAAGGATATTTTTGGGAAGTCCAACATAAGAAAGTGAATGAAAATGGGTTCTACGAAGTATCTCATAAACATCAGCATTTCTTTTAAGttcgtctccttccttttcacCTGAAGTAAGGTGGGTACATATGAAACAAAAAAGCGTCTGATGTATGGACATGCTGACAGAGATTGATCCCTGGAAAATTGAAACGGTTTTAATAATCTACTGCAATATCGGTCAGATGGTCACTCtacataatattaaatatcatcAATAGTACAATCAATCTAATTCAAAAACCCACCATGAACTAAAAGTTCATTAtaatcttcataaaaaaaattaaaactttaaaaataggTGGATTAACTAGTAAgtaatttatattcatttagataaatcaaaataaatcctTTAACTGAGAGGGCCATTTCCCCCTTTTCCAGAATTTTgatcaaaatatgattatttaaaagataaagaggagattgattttatgcatgattcaaaaaaaaatatcttgacCCAAAAGCATGAAGATGGGTAGTTGATTTGttatgaattataattataagaaaaattataccGAACAAGAGAACCAGTAAGATGATAACATGATCAGCAGGCAATGAGCAAATCAAATGTCAGCAAGCAAAAAAGATGGTGAGAGaaggaaaaagccaaaataACATGCAAAAAGCTTGAGCTTATCTAGAACTGTGGAACAGATCTAGAGTATTTGAGTCCTTGATAGATAGCAAACAATATATAAGAACCTAATATCATTAGGATAATGCAGGAAATAGTATGacaataaaagggaaaataaagctgaattatcacaataatagtacaatataatgacaaaaatataattttaagcagtggaaaaaaataatcagaagaaagaaaaagacctTGTTACCAATGTAGCCCATTACACCAACTCCAACAGTTGAAACCTTTAAATTCTGAATTTGTTTACGCAAGCTCCGACGAACccaaatggtgatgaaaatccCAACCATTTGCTTGCTCACAATCCTTACATATGAtgatcttctttttctctttatcaAAGCTTCAAGGTCAATTTCAGGAAGACTTACAATCCCTGGCATTTCATCCATAATTGACTTGAAAGAGTTGTATGTTTTGAACGACTTAGATGATTTAAAGGATCTGAGTGATTTAAAAGAAGTTGGTCTATCCAAAACTCGCTGAGATAGCAGATGTAGTGGAGGCTCTGGCCAGCTCAAACCCACCCTTTCAGACCCACTAAGCATTCGAGTTAGTTTAGTGGCCTGTTGGGCAAATGATGTGTccatgttttctgaaaaactttTTTGCCTATCAAACATCTTTGGAAAAGAAAACTGCCTCTGTAAGTCAGTTTTAACTGGCAAAGTGGTGTTTGCAATATCAGCAGCATCGGAAGCTAATAAATTTGTATTCACAGTTTCACCCATGAATGTTCCATCACAAATATTGTTTTCTTCATCCAAAGGATGGACTTCCTCACCAATGTCACTATCACTTTCAAGTAATATTTCTTCTTCTATATCAGGGACGTCATCTGAGGGCTTAAATTTTGATGGAGATGGAGGGTCACTAAAGGATTTTATCTTTGGCATTTCAGGTCGAACTCTATTCAGTGTTTCTCGAATAATATTCTCCCATTTTGGAACAGGACGGGTATCTTCAGCACCAAATATGTTACCAGGGTTTAAGGGTACAATCTCTTGAAGACTGCAAGTGTAAATCATTGTTTTACAAAACAGTATCAGATGTATTACATACACTATTGGAAGTGGACAAAATAGAAACTTATGACAAATACCAAAAGTTCATTCATAAATATACCATGTCCAGCTCGAGAAGTATTTTCAGTAACAATTGGTGAAGAACTTACCCCAGGACATAGATGTCAGCTGGTTCGTTGATGCCAAGCCAATCATCAATATCAAGGTCATCAGGTGGAAGCTTTCCTCCAACATTCCACGTCCCAACACATACCCTAGGAGGCAAATATACACCAGAATCCTTATTAAGATATGAATGGCTTTGGCAATCATGCCAAATAAACTGTGTTTTTCACACTTTAAAACAATTGCAACTATTGTGCAGTCTTTCTTACTGAATAAACATGAGAATGGTATCTCACCTCAGctcatttttgtttatatactgAGATCTATAAGTTGATGACTTTTGCCTCCTTAACTTTGGAAGAAATTCTGTGATTCAATATCAATTTAGGCTAATACACAGACAATAAATTAAAGCAACGTACTAAACCTTCACAGTCACTTCACAGAAGAGATGAAAAACTCAACAGActacaaaaattataagttaGAACAGGATGTTCATGGGGCTATTGATTTCTGCAGCATGCTAAGATTTTTTTGTGACAAGTTGCtttcagaaaaaaagaaaaaaaaaagtctccaCACCAGGGATAATGTTATAAAGGTTTAAAATTTACAGAACACAGCATTGAACAATTTGATTTTGCATTATTTTGCAACTGTGTATTTTTCTGCAGTACATACTTACAATTATACCTACTTTCAGTGACATAACTCTATGATCTATATTCAAAtgcaaaaaatcaaataatttacaTGTGGCTGTCTACTACTGGACGAATTATCCAAAGTGACAAAAAAGCATCAACAAATCCTAGC
The Glycine max cultivar Williams 82 chromosome 16, Glycine_max_v4.0, whole genome shotgun sequence genome window above contains:
- the LOC100811025 gene encoding type IV inositol polyphosphate 5-phosphatase 3 isoform X1: MKRHHRSPHHQQRSWAEICCFGWSCLQLFWARVVMRKWFNMGSYESDYSADPVDDDSESGSDNEERGRQSQFADNRCNEDEASSESSEFLPKLRRQKSSTYRSQYINKNELRVCVGTWNVGGKLPPDDLDIDDWLGINEPADIYVLGLQEIVPLNPGNIFGAEDTRPVPKWENIIRETLNRVRPEMPKIKSFSDPPSPSKFKPSDDVPDIEEEILLESDSDIGEEVHPLDEENNICDGTFMGETVNTNLLASDAADIANTTLPVKTDLQRQFSFPKMFDRQKSFSENMDTSFAQQATKLTRMLSGSERVGLSWPEPPLHLLSQRVLDRPTSFKSLRSFKSSKSFKTYNSFKSIMDEMPGIVSLPEIDLEALIKRKRRSSYVRIVSKQMVGIFITIWVRRSLRKQIQNLKVSTVGVGVMGYIGNKGSISVSMSIHQTLFCFICTHLTSGEKEGDELKRNADVYEILRRTHFHSLSYVGLPKNILDHERIIWFGDLNYRINLSNVETKALISKKQWSKLVEKDQLMLELKNGVFGGWSEGVLNFPPTYKYEVNSDKYYGEDPKVGKRSPAWCDRILSYGKGMRLLSYRRAELKLSDHRPVTAKYMVEVETFSPRKLQRALTFTDAEIENEQVMTNLSNWNLAA
- the LOC100811025 gene encoding type IV inositol polyphosphate 5-phosphatase 3 isoform X2 is translated as MKRHHRSPHHQQLFWARVVMRKWFNMGSYESDYSADPVDDDSESGSDNEERGRQSQFADNRCNEDEASSESSEFLPKLRRQKSSTYRSQYINKNELRVCVGTWNVGGKLPPDDLDIDDWLGINEPADIYVLGLQEIVPLNPGNIFGAEDTRPVPKWENIIRETLNRVRPEMPKIKSFSDPPSPSKFKPSDDVPDIEEEILLESDSDIGEEVHPLDEENNICDGTFMGETVNTNLLASDAADIANTTLPVKTDLQRQFSFPKMFDRQKSFSENMDTSFAQQATKLTRMLSGSERVGLSWPEPPLHLLSQRVLDRPTSFKSLRSFKSSKSFKTYNSFKSIMDEMPGIVSLPEIDLEALIKRKRRSSYVRIVSKQMVGIFITIWVRRSLRKQIQNLKVSTVGVGVMGYIGNKGSISVSMSIHQTLFCFICTHLTSGEKEGDELKRNADVYEILRRTHFHSLSYVGLPKNILDHERIIWFGDLNYRINLSNVETKALISKKQWSKLVEKDQLMLELKNGVFGGWSEGVLNFPPTYKYEVNSDKYYGEDPKVGKRSPAWCDRILSYGKGMRLLSYRRAELKLSDHRPVTAKYMVEVETFSPRKLQRALTFTDAEIENEQVMTNLSNWNLAA